From the genome of Nitrosomonas sp. Is79A3:
TAATTTTATATAAATTATCTTATTCATGAAATTTGTATTTATAGATACGGCCAATAAATAGTTTGAATTTTTGTTGATTTTGCATGTCGTAGGAGGATGGAAAAAATAGATGCAAGAACCTTAAAAGATGAAGCGCTGCATGAACGTCGCCGGCAAGTGATTCGTCTTCACAAGCGAGGCGGGAAACCTGGGCAAATAGCGCAGGTTACGGAGCTGAGCGACACGGCTGTGAAGAAGATTATTCGACTTTATGAAGAAGGTGGTGCAGCTGGACTAAAGCCTGGTAGACGCGGGGCCGACGTACGGGTGACAAACGCAGCCTAAGCGAAGAGCAGGAGTTGAGATTGCAACGGCTTATTTGTGATAAGCGTCCTGAGCAACTGAAGATGGATTTTGCGTTGTGGAATCGTGGGGCGATAAGACAGTTAATTGAGCAGGAATGTGGCATATCCATGCCGATACGCACGGTGGGACACTACCTCAAGCGTTGGGGATTTACCCCGCAGAAGCCGATCCGACGTGCTTATGAACAACGCCCGGAGGCGGTAAAGCAATGGCTCAATGAGCAATATCCGGATATTGCCAAGCGCGCTCGAACTGAAGGCGGGGAGATTCACTGGGGTGATGAGACAGGATTAGTCAATACGGATGTGCGAGGACGTGGCTTTGCACCCAAGGGAAAAACACCCGTGACCTACGCTCCTGGCACGCGGCAACGGCTGTCAATGATTGCCACTGTAACCAACAAAGGCTGTGCACGCTGGCAGATTATTGATGGAAATTTCAATTCAGATAGACTCATTGAATTTCTCGAACTACTGATCAAGGATGCAGGGAAGAAAGTGTTCTTGATCCTGGATAATTTGAGAGTGCACCACAGCAAACCAGTGAAGGCTTGGCTGGAAGAAAATAAGGAAAAGATCGAATGCTTTTATTTACCCAGCTACAGTCCGGAATTAAATCCAGAAGAAAGATTAAACTCAGATTTGAAGCAGGCTATCGGTTCGAAAGTTCCGGTGCGTACCAAGGAGAAATTACATGCCGCTGTCGATGATCATATGTTGATGCTGCAGAATAATCCAGAGCGCGTTGCTTCTTACTTCCAAGATCCGTACGTAAAATATGCCGCTTAAAACTATTTAATGGCCGGATCAATAAACTTATCTCTATCTCGTCAACCCCGCATACAACACTGGTAATTTCTCCGGAAGTCGTTCCACATGATCCACCACCAGATAATTGCGCTCACCAAAAATGCGCGACACATACTGATCTGCGCGTGGGTCGAGGCTCATGCAGTAGGTGAGAATGCCCGAGCGACCGGCTTCTTCCACGGCTTTTTTGGTGTCGTGGCGCAGGTATTGCGGGTCGCGCACGTCGACGTCGGCGGGTTCACCGTCGGTGATGACGAGCAGCAGTTTTTTCGCGGATTTCTGTAGTTTCAAATAATGAGTGGCGTGGCGCATCGCCGCGCCCATGCGGGTGGAGAGTTGCCCGGTCATGCCGGCGAGCCGGGCTTTGGGGATTTCGTTATAGGGTTGGTCGAAATCCTTGTAGCGGTAGTATTCCACATCGTGCCGCCCGTCCGAGCAGAAGCCGTGAATCGCGAAAGGATCGCCGATTTTGTTGATGGCGTTGGCGAGCAGTACCGTCGCCTGGCGGGTCAGATCTAGCACGGAGTAGTCATGGCCAGAAACTTTTTCGTTGGTCGATTCGGATAAATCGAGCAGCACGAGCACTGAAATGTCGCGCACTTTGCGCACGGAGCGCATCATGATGCGAGGATCGGGTTGCATGCCCATGCGGATGTCGATCATTGAACGGATCGCGGCATTGATATCGATTTCGTCGCCATCTTCCAGTTTGCGGATGCGGCGCGTGCCTTGCGGTTGCATGGCATCGAGCAGAAACTTCATGCGTGCGATTTCGCGCTTGTATTGCTGCGCGATATCGTCGATGCATTGTATATCGCCCAGCTTGGCGCGTTTTTCCTGAACCGTGGCCCAATCCGGGCGCTCCAGTTGAATCTGGTAATCCCATTCGGAATAGTGGTAGGGTGCTGACACCGGTTCTTTGCCTTCTAGGTCGTTGTAGGAAACGCCGGTATCTTCATAAGGAAAAAATTCGGTACCCATGACCCAGATTTCCTGCGCGTCGTCACCGGCGGTTTCCACCTCGACTTCGTTGGCGAATTCCATCACATTGACGTATTTGCGGATTTGTTTGGGCGCTTCATAGCCAGCCGACAGGGATTTGTTTAAGTCAAATTCCTCAAATTCCCAGAAATACCGATTGTCGTCGCGATACGGTGCGGTGAGCTGATCCGATAGCATGGCGAAGGGAATGTTTTTTTCTCTAAAACTATGCGTCAGTTGAACGCCAATGTCCCATGAGATTTGATAGGTATCCAGTTTGTCCTGTGCGGCTGCAAAAAGCTGACGGCCTTCGATAATCCAAGGGTCGTTGTCCTGATAATCCGGGTCGAGTATAGCGCGTGCCAGGCGATTGAGATAATCGCCCATGGTGACAGCCCTATCCGGTGTGGCGGTATGCAAGACTGCCCAGGTTTTACGCAATCCCGGGAAGCGGCGGATGGAGCGTTCTTCGACGCGCGCATCTTCGATCACGGAGATGACTGCCATTTGCATCGGACTCAATCCTTCCGCAGAAATCGGTTGTTTGGTTTCCACCAGATGTGCGGCAGCGTGCGCTGCAGCGGCACGATACACCTCGGTGGCGGGTATGCCCGCATGACTGTCATAGGCATCAGGCAGGTAAATGAAGTAATTTTCGATATAGGGTTTGTAACCTTCGCGCGTTTCAAAGTCACCGGAGGTGGGTTTCATGAAAAAATCACGTGCCCACAGTGCGCGTAGATACATATTGATGCGGCGTTGCACATCCACAAACAGGGTACCCTTGCGTTCTTTTTGCAGTACCGCGAGTGATTCCTTGGATTCCAATCCAAAATATTTGATCTGCTCTTCGTAATTCGTGCGATGCGCATGTGCTCCCCACATCGCCCAGCGGCGCAGTCCACCCAGAGTCAGTTGCCCAAACAGAATATCCAGTTTGTTGAGCATCGGACGCATGCCGCGCGGTGCTTGTGCAATCAAGGTATTCAGGAATTGCAGATAATTCTGGAATAGCTGCGCATCACCGAGCCGTTTCGCCGCAGTGGGGGAGGTGGCTAATACCAGCTCGATCACTGCGCCGGAAGTTCTGGAGGCGAGTGAAAGTGCAGAAGTCGCCAGATCACTGATAATATCTTCACCAATTTCTTTGGCTACCAATGGGACTTCATCGATCCAACAATCCACCAGACTGCGTCCGCGCCCTAATCCACGAATAGCCGAAGCGCCTTTCAGGTAGTTATCCAACCCGCGCGACGAAAAAGTTTTGACGGCTTCTGGCCATGCATGCTTGAGTAATTCAACCGATTCTGGTTCTAAATCTTCCAGTAATTCTTTGTAGTCATCCAGATTAATACTCATGGGAGCACCTGTTTATTTTTACAAAACAATCGATAGGTTTCTGAATTATCACAACACTTAATTAAAGAAAGTGCTGACTGCGGCATCCAGTGCATCACGCATATCGGGATCATCGGTGATGGGTCGAACCAAAGCAACACGGCAAGCGGCATGCGCGTCTACTTTTTTGGCAATGAGGCTACCGGCGTAAATCAGCATACGCGTTGAGATGCCTTCATCCAATCCATGACCTTTGAGGTTGCGTGCACGTTCCGCAATTGATACCAGTTTTTCAGCAATTTCAGTGGACACCCCCGTTTCGTGCGACACGATTTCACTTTCAACGTCATGGTTAGGATAATTAAAATCCAGTGCGCCAAAACGCTGTTTGGTGGATTGCTTGAGGTCTTTCATCAAGCTTTGATAGCCTGGATTGTAGGAAATGACAATCTGGAAGTCAGCATGCGCATGAACAAGCTCGCCTTTTTTTTCCAATGGCAAGACACGGCGATTGTCGGTTAATGGATGGATCACCACAGTGGTATCCTGGCGTGCTTCAACGACTTCGTCCAGATAGCAGATGGCGCCATAGCGTGCCGCAACAGCCAGCGGACCATCTTGCCAGCGCGTGCCATTGGCATCCAACAAAAAACGACCCACCAGATCGGATGCGGTCATATCTTCATTACAAGCCACGGTTATCAGCGGTTTTTTTAATTTCCATGCCATGTATTCAACAAAACGAGTTTTACCACAGCCGGTAGGACCTTTCAGCATCATCGGCATGCGCACCGAATAGGCGGCTTCATATAATTCCACCTCATCAGCTACGGGGTGGTAATAGGGCTCGGTAGTTACACGGTATTGATCAATGATTTCGCTCATGATGAACTCCTGTTATAGCTGTCTGAAAAGTACTTTATTTTGGTCAAAAAAAACCCCCGATCCTTTTACAGGTAAAGGGGGTTCCAGGGTACGAAACCCGTTGTATCTTAAACAGTCTTGCCGCGGTATATCACCATGGCAGTGCCTTGCGATTGGTTGAAATTGTTGTAGCCAATTAAACGAACATGATTATTCGGGTTGGCTTTATGACACGCAGCAGCTTCTGCCAGCACGCGGTCTACATCAGTTTCACCAAACATGGGTAGTTTCCACATATACCAGTAGGAATCCATTACATACTCTGGTTCTGTATGCTCAATGGCTGGATTCCAGCCTTTACTAATTAAATACTGTACTTGCTTCTTGATATCTTTGTCAGACATCGCAGGCAGGTAGGAAAATGTCTCAAACTTACGGCTTGCTGGATCACTGACACGTGATTTGTAATCAATTACTTCGCTCATTCTTTATTCCTCATTTTTAGAGAGATGAAGAAGAAAAGCTATGTTAACTATCGGCTCTTCTTCTTTAGTCATGTGTTGCTTACTTGTGGGCTACGTCGAGCTTATCAACCGTATCAAACTCGAACTTAATTTCTTTCCATGTTTCCATGGCAATTTTCAGTTCGGGACTGCTCTTAGCAGCTTTGGTTAGAATCGCTTTGCCTTCCTTCTCGATTTCAACACCTTGGTTACGTGCTTCGACGCAGGCTTCCAATGCCACGCGGTTAGCAGCGGCACCAGCAGCATTGCCCCATGGGTGACCTAAGGTACCGCCACCGAATTGCAAGCAGGCATCATCACCGAAAATAGCAACCAGTGCTGGCATATGCCAAACGTGAATACCGCCCGAGGCAACTGGGAATACACCTGGCATAGAACCCCAGTCTTGATCGAAGAACAGGCCGCGGCTGCGGTCTTCTTTGATGAATTTGTCACGCATAGTATCGATCCAGCCGAGGGTTGCTGCACGGTCACCTTCTAGTTTGCCTACCACGGTACCGGAATGCAGGTGATCACCCCCGGATAAACGTAGTACCTTGGTTAAAACGCGGAAATGAATGCCATGGTGCGGGTTGCGATCGAGTACGGCATGCATAGCGCGGTGAATGTGCAACAGCATTCCGTTGTTGCGGCACCAGTTAGCCAGTCCCGTATTGGCAGTTAAACCACCCGTCAAGTAGTCATGCATGATGATCGGTGCGCCCAATTCTTTAGCAAACTCTGCACGTTTATACATTTCTTCTGGAGTTGGTGCGGTTACGTTTAAGTAATGACCTTTACGTTCTCCAGTTTCACGCTCAGCCTTTTGGCAAGCTTCCACCACGAATTCGAAACGATCACGCCAACGCATAAAAGGTTGACTATTAACGTTCTCATCGTCCTTAGTCAGATCCAGACCGCCGCGCAGACATTCGTATACAGCACGGCCGTAGTTTTTGGCAGACAGGCCCAGTTTAGGCTTAATGGTACAACCTAACAGCGCGCGGCCATATTTGTTCAGACGATCGCGTTCTACTTGAATACCTGCTGGAGGTCCGCCGCAGGTTTTGACGTAGGCAATCGGGAAACGAACATCTTCCAGACGCAGTGCGCGTAGCGCTTTAAAACCGAACACGTTACCCACCAGCGAGGTCAGCACGTTAACCACGGAGCCTTCTTCAAAAAGATCGATAGGGTAAGCTACGAATGCGTAGAAACAAGTGTCATCGCCTGGAACGTCTTCAATCTTATAAGCACGTCCTTTGTAGTAGTCCAAATCGGTTAAAAGATCAGTCCACACTGTGGTCCAGGTACCCGTTGAAGATTCTGCAGCTACTGCAGCAGCAACTTCTTCACGAGGTACGCCGGCTTGAGGCGTAATTTTGAAACATGCCAGAAGATCGGTATCCAGCGGAGTATAATCAGGGGTCCAGTAAGTGTGTCTATATTCTTTCACACCAGCGTTATATATTTTTACTGCCATAGTTTCTTCTCCAGTTAAGTTCCACTCAACTCCAGCCAACAGCACAGGCAGAAAAGAGAGGATATTGCGTTACAAACAAGACTACTCAAATCTATGAAACACACTATAGCGCTATTTATCTATAAGAACAAATCAGTAATTCTGATATTTATGATAAGGTAATGTTTATGAGAATCTCACTGAGTTGATGTATGCTTCATCTTACTTTACGACAATTGAAAGTGTTTGAATCGGTTGCGCGGCACTTGAGCTACTCGCGTGCCGCCGATGAACTCCATTTGACCCAACCTGCTGTTTCAATGCAGATTAAGCAACTAGAAGGCAATATTAGTTTGCCGTTATTTGAGCAACTGGGGAAACGAATTTATCTGACTGAGGCGGGACGTGAGTTATATCAATACAGTCGTTCAATTTCCCAGCAATTAGCTGATATGGAGGTTGCACTGGATGAATTGAAAGGCATGGAGCGGGGCAAGTTAAATATTTCTGTGGTAACAACTGCCAATTACTTTGCGCCGCATTTATTGGCAAAATTTTGCCAGCGTTATAAAGGTGTAACAGTGAGTTTAAATGTCTCTAACCGAGAAACCGTATTGAAACAGCTCTCTGATAATTTGATCGACCTTGCAATCATGGGGCAACCGCCTGATGATCTCGATATTGATAGTGAATCTTTTATAGAAAATCCATTGGTCGTGATAGCGCCGCCGGATCATCCTTTGTGCAAAGAACAGCATATACCGGTTAAGCGATTAGCCAAGGAAATTTTTCTGGTACGTGAATCAGGTTCAGGAACGCGCGGTGCCATGGAACGTTTTTTTGCAGCGCATGATGTCAAAATCAATAAAGGGATGGAAGCAGACACAACCGAAGCGATTAAACAGGCGGTTCAGGCAGGTATGGGGTTAGGGATTATGTCGCAGCATACGGCAGAATTGGAACTTGAAACGAATCGTTTGAAGATTCTGGATGTGCAGGGTTTTCCTATTATCCGTTATTGGCATGTAGTACACAGGAAGAATAAGCGCCTATCCGGTGTTGCCAATGCTTTCAGAGAATTTTTGTTAAAAGAAGCTGCAGAATTGATGGCAAATTCAAAGAAATAGAGATTTCTCTAAGATAAGTCAAAGCACTATTTGATGAAATGCATAGGAATATGCCTGAATATTGTCAGGTATAGTTTGAAGTAATTCATATACACTCTCTTAATCAGAATTTATTCAATAGCGTTTGATATGGCCCAACCAGACTTCATCAATGAGAATCAGTTCGATACTGAAAACGAAACAGGAGTCGGTGTTTATCTGACATGCGGTTTTGTCGCACTGATTGTTTTACTGGTGGATTTTATGACTCCGCTTGGTGTGGCGAGCGGTGTTCCCTATGTCGTTGTCGTGTTGCTCTCGTTAAAGTCGCCTGAAAAGCGCTTTACCTTAATCGTAGCTTTCATCTGCACCATACTGGTAGGGGTTGGATATCTCGGATCACCGCCGAGTGATATCCCGATGTATCAAATTTTTGCAAACCGCACGATGGCAATATTAGTGATCTGGGTAACAGCGGTATTGACACTGATGCAACGAAATAAAGCGCATGAGTTACACCAAGAGCGATTAAAGAACATACAATCCATCAAAGAAGTCGAAATACGGGAAGAAAAGTTAAGAGTTTTAAAAGCTACGATGCGAACAGTACAAGATATCACAGGTAATTTCTTAAATAATTTACACTACTTTAAGTTTGAAATTGAGACAAATAAAACACTGTCGCCCGAATCCGTGAAGAAGCTTGATGTGCTTATCCAAGATACATCACAGCGAATCGATAAACTGGGTAGTTTGGATGAGGTACGTGAAAAAAGAATGGCGGGTGATACGATAGGTATAGATTATGAGCATCCTGCAAAGGATGAGGATACAATCAGCAAAAAATAATGAGTGCTGTGAAAATAGAGAGAGGAGAGCAATGTTATCAGGGCAGGGATCGGGTGGAAATGTATTAGCGGCAGTTTGTAGTTTCTTTATACCGGGTTTGGGTCAACTGGTCCAGGGGCGTTTATTGTCGGCATTTTTGTTTTTTGTAATCACAGGTGTGGGATACTTTTTTGCCGTGCTGATTGTTCCTGCAGTAATTGGTGGAATTTTCCATCTATGGTCAATCATTGATGCGGCACGATTCACAGGGCCGGCTTAAAGTAGGCTTGTAATTTGTGCAGGCGGTTTTCTTCTGATCAGCGAATCTATTCTGTGTTTCTGTCAGAGCGGAGTTACTGTTTCAAAGATAACCGATAGTTCCTTCAATTCCGCTGAATACTTCCAGAAAACCTTCAATAGTCTTGACCCGATTGGTTTCCATTCAAAATATGTTGCATGATTCTTAGATTATTTATAGTGTTTCCCTTTCCCAGCAATGCGAAGAAATAAATTGCTTCAGTCCGTAATCAGATAGAATTCAGTGCGTATTCACTAGCAATATCCTATTTTCATTTAATTTTTATTTCATGTCATCATTAAAACAAGCTTCACAAAAAGTTGGCTTTATTTCTCTTGGTTGCCCAAAGGCACTGGTGGATTCTGAACAAATCTTGACCCAGTTACGCGCCGAGGGGTATGAAATATCATCTTCCTATGAAGATGCAGATTTAGTCGTTGTTAACACCTGCGGGTTTATTGATAGTGCGGTTGAGGAATCGCTGGATGCGATCGGTGAAGCGCTAGCAGAAAACGGGAAAGTAATTGTCACTGGGTGCCTGGGTGCGAAAGAGGATGGGGACGTGGTTAAAAAAGCCCATCCTCAGGTGTTGGCCGTAACCGGACCTCACGCGCTGCCGGAAGTGATGTCTGCTATCCACACCCATTTGCCGCAATCGCATGATCCTTTTACCAGTTTGGTACCGCCACAAGGAATCCGGTTAACGCCCAAACATTACGCATATATCAAAATTTCTGAAGGCTGTAATCACCGCTGCACGTTTTGTATTATCCCTTCGATGCGCGGTGATTTGGTAAGCCGGCCGATTCATCAAGTTATGCAGGAAGCCGAGCATCTAGTGAATGCCGGTGTGAAGGAACTTTTGATCATTTCACAAGATACCAGCGCGTATGGCGTAGACGTAAAATATCGCACAGGTTTCTGGCAGGGCAGGCCGATTAAAACCCGCTTGACCGAGCTTGCGCAGGCATTGGGTACATTAGGAGTATGGGTGCGCATGCATTATGTTTATCCCTACCCGCATGTCGACGAAGTGATCCCACTGATGGCGGAGGGCAAGATATTGCCTTATCTGGATGTGCCGTTTCAGCATGCAAATCCACGTATTCTGAAAGCCATGAAACGCCCCGCCAATGCTGAGAATAATTTGGCACGCATTCAACAATGGCGCCAGATTTGTCCTGACATCACATTACGCAGCACCTTTATCGTTGGTTTCCCGGGTGAAACTGAAGCGGAGTTTGAAGAATTACTAGCCTTCTTGCAGGAGGCGCAATTAGATCGCGTCGGGTGTTTTAGCTATTCACCGGTTGAAGGTGCAACAGCTAATCAGCTTGCCGATCCTGTTCCGGAAGAAATTAAGGAAGATCGTCGTGCGCGGTTTATGCAATTGCAGGAAGAAATCAGCCGTCAACGTTTGGCAGCGAAAGTTGGCCAAAAGATGGTGGTTATGGTTGATGAACTTACTGAAAATCAGGTGATTGCAAGAAGTAGTGCTGATGCACCCGAAATTGACGGATTGGTATACGTGGAAAAAGCGGATCACGTTCAACCGGGGGATTTTATTGAAGTTGAGATCACTGATTCGGATACGCATGATTTGTATGCTATTACTTAAACATCAATATTCCAGCATATCACTGAGCACAGCAATTTGAACTTGCGATTCCCCGTGGCTTTGCCACGGGGATCATTATAGATTGCGTTTTTGACGTTAGTATAGCGCGCCGCTTTTTGGTTTTCTGCGCTGTAATGCCCTGCGGTCTTGCCGCAGGGCACGCGGAGCAAATTTATTCAAGGGTTTTTTAAACAAATTTGAAGCTAGTCTTTAACTTTAACGTACTTTTTGTTTGCGGATTGAAAAACCTATCAAACCAAACCCGATCAGCATCATGGCATAGGTTTCTGGTTCTGGAACGGCACTGACGCCAATAACGAAATCATCCCAATCACCAAGATGACTGCTACCCGCGCTATCGTTGTAGCCAAGTACATACTGATAAATGGTGGAGCCGACGAGCATGTTTGTTCCAATCAGCCCAATTGAAGTACCGGTATCCCATGTTCCACCATTGAATGCGAATTTTCCAGAGTCACCTTCAAACTTGAAATTTAGCGGTCCAATCGCGCTAACCAATGAACTGACCGATGTTCCAATCGGATTGGATTCAAGCAGCGTGGTGCCACCTAAAATGTCATAAAATT
Proteins encoded in this window:
- a CDS encoding nitric oxide reductase activation protein NorD; this translates as MSINLDDYKELLEDLEPESVELLKHAWPEAVKTFSSRGLDNYLKGASAIRGLGRGRSLVDCWIDEVPLVAKEIGEDIISDLATSALSLASRTSGAVIELVLATSPTAAKRLGDAQLFQNYLQFLNTLIAQAPRGMRPMLNKLDILFGQLTLGGLRRWAMWGAHAHRTNYEEQIKYFGLESKESLAVLQKERKGTLFVDVQRRINMYLRALWARDFFMKPTSGDFETREGYKPYIENYFIYLPDAYDSHAGIPATEVYRAAAAHAAAHLVETKQPISAEGLSPMQMAVISVIEDARVEERSIRRFPGLRKTWAVLHTATPDRAVTMGDYLNRLARAILDPDYQDNDPWIIEGRQLFAAAQDKLDTYQISWDIGVQLTHSFREKNIPFAMLSDQLTAPYRDDNRYFWEFEEFDLNKSLSAGYEAPKQIRKYVNVMEFANEVEVETAGDDAQEIWVMGTEFFPYEDTGVSYNDLEGKEPVSAPYHYSEWDYQIQLERPDWATVQEKRAKLGDIQCIDDIAQQYKREIARMKFLLDAMQPQGTRRIRKLEDGDEIDINAAIRSMIDIRMGMQPDPRIMMRSVRKVRDISVLVLLDLSESTNEKVSGHDYSVLDLTRQATVLLANAINKIGDPFAIHGFCSDGRHDVEYYRYKDFDQPYNEIPKARLAGMTGQLSTRMGAAMRHATHYLKLQKSAKKLLLVITDGEPADVDVRDPQYLRHDTKKAVEEAGRSGILTYCMSLDPRADQYVSRIFGERNYLVVDHVERLPEKLPVLYAGLTR
- a CDS encoding form I ribulose bisphosphate carboxylase large subunit, translated to MAVKIYNAGVKEYRHTYWTPDYTPLDTDLLACFKITPQAGVPREEVAAAVAAESSTGTWTTVWTDLLTDLDYYKGRAYKIEDVPGDDTCFYAFVAYPIDLFEEGSVVNVLTSLVGNVFGFKALRALRLEDVRFPIAYVKTCGGPPAGIQVERDRLNKYGRALLGCTIKPKLGLSAKNYGRAVYECLRGGLDLTKDDENVNSQPFMRWRDRFEFVVEACQKAERETGERKGHYLNVTAPTPEEMYKRAEFAKELGAPIIMHDYLTGGLTANTGLANWCRNNGMLLHIHRAMHAVLDRNPHHGIHFRVLTKVLRLSGGDHLHSGTVVGKLEGDRAATLGWIDTMRDKFIKEDRSRGLFFDQDWGSMPGVFPVASGGIHVWHMPALVAIFGDDACLQFGGGTLGHPWGNAAGAAANRVALEACVEARNQGVEIEKEGKAILTKAAKSSPELKIAMETWKEIKFEFDTVDKLDVAHK
- a CDS encoding LysR family transcriptional regulator: MLHLTLRQLKVFESVARHLSYSRAADELHLTQPAVSMQIKQLEGNISLPLFEQLGKRIYLTEAGRELYQYSRSISQQLADMEVALDELKGMERGKLNISVVTTANYFAPHLLAKFCQRYKGVTVSLNVSNRETVLKQLSDNLIDLAIMGQPPDDLDIDSESFIENPLVVIAPPDHPLCKEQHIPVKRLAKEIFLVRESGSGTRGAMERFFAAHDVKINKGMEADTTEAIKQAVQAGMGLGIMSQHTAELELETNRLKILDVQGFPIIRYWHVVHRKNKRLSGVANAFREFLLKEAAELMANSKK
- a CDS encoding CbbQ/NirQ/NorQ/GpvN family protein; the encoded protein is MSEIIDQYRVTTEPYYHPVADEVELYEAAYSVRMPMMLKGPTGCGKTRFVEYMAWKLKKPLITVACNEDMTASDLVGRFLLDANGTRWQDGPLAVAARYGAICYLDEVVEARQDTTVVIHPLTDNRRVLPLEKKGELVHAHADFQIVISYNPGYQSLMKDLKQSTKQRFGALDFNYPNHDVESEIVSHETGVSTEIAEKLVSIAERARNLKGHGLDEGISTRMLIYAGSLIAKKVDAHAACRVALVRPITDDPDMRDALDAAVSTFFN
- the rimO gene encoding 30S ribosomal protein S12 methylthiotransferase RimO, with amino-acid sequence MSSLKQASQKVGFISLGCPKALVDSEQILTQLRAEGYEISSSYEDADLVVVNTCGFIDSAVEESLDAIGEALAENGKVIVTGCLGAKEDGDVVKKAHPQVLAVTGPHALPEVMSAIHTHLPQSHDPFTSLVPPQGIRLTPKHYAYIKISEGCNHRCTFCIIPSMRGDLVSRPIHQVMQEAEHLVNAGVKELLIISQDTSAYGVDVKYRTGFWQGRPIKTRLTELAQALGTLGVWVRMHYVYPYPHVDEVIPLMAEGKILPYLDVPFQHANPRILKAMKRPANAENNLARIQQWRQICPDITLRSTFIVGFPGETEAEFEELLAFLQEAQLDRVGCFSYSPVEGATANQLADPVPEEIKEDRRARFMQLQEEISRQRLAAKVGQKMVVMVDELTENQVIARSSADAPEIDGLVYVEKADHVQPGDFIEVEITDSDTHDLYAIT
- a CDS encoding ribulose bisphosphate carboxylase small subunit, producing the protein MSEVIDYKSRVSDPASRKFETFSYLPAMSDKDIKKQVQYLISKGWNPAIEHTEPEYVMDSYWYMWKLPMFGETDVDRVLAEAAACHKANPNNHVRLIGYNNFNQSQGTAMVIYRGKTV
- a CDS encoding PEPxxWA-CTERM sorting domain-containing protein, yielding MKKRFFMQQTIITAALLIAGGTANAGLSFVPTNTVTRTEAFNIGGFATLSVGSTLSVGHLDYTGPGSQTVTYTFLGQESGFNDKFYDILGGTTLLESNPIGTSVSSLVSAIGPLNFKFEGDSGKFAFNGGTWDTGTSIGLIGTNMLVGSTIYQYVLGYNDSAGSSHLGDWDDFVIGVSAVPEPETYAMMLIGFGLIGFSIRKQKVR